From the Cryptomeria japonica chromosome 2, Sugi_1.0, whole genome shotgun sequence genome, one window contains:
- the LOC131046324 gene encoding disease resistance protein RPV1 isoform X2 translates to METTSSSLTEIVNAFEEVVPSFLSVSVAASSSAHPPPTTYFDVFINHCGPDVKYPLATNICHKLTALGISVFLDAHSLQLGDDFPAHIQQAMRTASLHLAIFSPNYANSPWCLAELSFMLKTGNKIIPVFYHVDPADLRWVAKGKGKYAPAFCQHEEQQRYSCKRVEEWKAALEKVSSLNGFVVKDSKDEGMLLKNIVNMVTKLLGKVPLLVAQNPIGLDDVVVDFERSTLGSAQNEKNVQIVGIVGMGGVGKTTLAKELYNRKSSSFQSCSFVFAVRDAASRNALHEKQKKLLQDIGLNGLDFDDIEEGKSALANRLRSVRALIVLDDVDHKIQLDALLPSRDCLGSGSLVIVTTRELNLLAKWGSVLYRMKGLNPFHAKELFCWHAFSQCYPQEGFEDMVEEFLGTCNGLPLSLEVFGGLVYGRSRDYWESQLHKISRLLPEDIKGRLSVSYNALDEEEKEMFMDVACFFIGGQMSWAIDVWDGSGWSGLHGWETLVNKCLVKMDEHNKIAMHDHLRDLGRDLARRHSPSRVWLPKNTINIEKQARLISRGLQLFTGRKTKFIKDFATPSEDLIWLRVLDFKKRKLPSWLSLRKLRYLKLYDAVNLRELWSDTDNPPEQLRELLIEDAYILKRVPTSIGRLKEVKRIDLCFCKSIKNLPEEFCLLSSLEWLQLINCEMLSSLPSRFGDLTNLRHINLHYCKRLQSLPVSFKQLRRLQYLNLCLCEQLRFRLDMLENMQKLEYLDFSFCRNLVELPNRITDQVYLRELHVDYTSLREVPDTIGQLQKLETLEIGSNFLKSLPSSIGNLTSLSVLAINGNLVTSFPPSLENLSSLTELYLHGPAMFNSVPEFLERLNMLKKIDIRRTDVSRISLPEDCCPSLETLILSFNNDLTCIESLPRSLQTIELVLCERLKNIKGITGLINLRSLCISDCTDLDEPSSFVDLHSIKDISIIRCDKFLKALTSWESRGMQIWEDVEKLKTLQLAAKKKSALQPCIQTIKKWPRQTFIFGRAASSVESVMESLSFPNLTVNREREGLLEFGKTHASDAAIVCIVIKMFVGHRIDHSFLPFSTRTQSSSMLTRGKWVFVYVLRQGCSLIDILGDIVHRNGKVKSIKEVVGEEERVMVMVGEEERVLQAFTNLWSLFR, encoded by the exons ATGGAAACTACTTCCTCTTCACTTACAGAGATTGTAAATGCTTTCGAGGAGGTTGTACCGTCCTTTCTATCTGTATCTGTTGCTGCTTCCTCCTCTGCCCATCCTCCTCCCACTACATATTTCGATGTTTTCATCAACCACTGCGGACCTGATGTCAAATACCCCCTCGCCACCAACATCTGCCACAAACTTACTGCTCTGGGAATATCCGTCTTTCTTGATGCCCATTCCCTTCAACTGGGTGACGACTTTCCAGCACATATCCAACAGGCCATGCGCACTGCCTCACTTCATCTTGCCATTTTCTCTCCCAACTATGCCAATTCCCCTTGGTGTTTAGCAGAGCTCTCTTTCATGCTCAAGACAGGTAATAAAATTATCCCTGTCTTCTATCACGTTGATCCCGCTGATCTGCGCTGGGTGGCTAAAGGAAAGGGAAAATATGCTCCTGCATTTTGCCAACACGAAGAGCAGCAAAGATACTCTTGCAAAAGGGTTGAGGAGTGGAAGGCGGCACTGGAGAAAGTTTCATCTCTTAATGGCTTCGTGGTCAAGGACAGTAA AGATGAGGGGATGCTGTTGAAGAATATTGTAAATATGGTAACCAAGCTACTGGGAAAGGTGCCGTTGCTGGTAGCCCAAAATCCTATTGGACTGGATGATGTAGTTGTAGATTTTGAAAGAAGTACGCTTGGATCTGCCCAAAATGAGAAAAATGTTCAAATTGTGGGGATCGTGGGGATGGGTGGAGTGGGTAAAACCACGCTGGCCAAGGAGCTCTATAACAGGAAATCCTCGTCTTTCCAAAGCTGTAGTTTTGTATTTGCAGTGCGAGATGCTGCAAGCAGAAATGCTTTGCATGAGAAGCAGAAAAAGCTTCTGCAAGACATTGGTCTAAATGGCTTAGATTTCGATGACATAGAAGAAGGCAAAAGTGCTCTGGCAAATCGGTTGAGATCTGTTCGTGCCCTCATCGTCTTGGATGATGTAGATCATAAGATCCAACTGGATGCTTTGTTGCCAAGTAGGGACTGCCTTGGATCCGGCAGTCTTGTCATTGTCACAACTCGTGAATTGAATCTCCTTGCAAAGTGGGGTTCCGTCTTATATAGAATGAAGGGACTGAATCCTTTTCATGCCAAGGAACTTTTCTGTTGGCATGCTTTTTCACAATGCTACCCACAAGAGGGATTTGAAGATATGGTTGAAGAGTTTTTGGGAACTTGTAATGGATTGCCATTGTCCCTGGAGGTCTTTGGAGGACTTGTTTATGGCAGATCCAGGGATTACTGGGAATCCCAGCTTCATAAGATCTCCAGACTCTTGCCGGAGGATATCAAAGGGAGATTGAGTGTCAGCTACAATGCACTAGACGAGGAAGAGAAAGAAATGTTCATGGATGTGGCTTGTTTCTTTATTGGAGGGCAGATGAGTTGGGCGATCGACGTATGGGATGGATCGGGATGGAGTGGCTTGCATGGATGGGAAACACTTGTTAACAAGTGTCTAGTTAAGATGGACGAGCATAATAAAATAGCAATGCATGACCATTTGAGGGATTTGGGAAGGGATCTTGCAAGGAGACATTCACCTTCTCGTGTATGGCTTCCAAAGAATACAATTAATATAGAGAAACAAGCCAGG CTTATCTCGCGCGGATTACAACTTTTCACTGGCAGAAAAACAAAGTTTATCAAAGATTTCGCGACACCATCAGAGGACCTTATATGGCTTCGTGTGCTCGATTTTAAGAAGAGAAAATTACCCTCGTGGCTTTCACTGAGAAAATTGAGATATTTGAAGCTCTATGATGCTGTGAACTTAAGAGAGTTATGGTCTGATACAGATAAC CCTCCAGAGCAGTTAAGAGAACTGCTCATAGAAGATGCTTATATATTAAAAAGAGTTCCAACGTCAATAGGACGTCTGAAGGAAGTGAAAAGGATAGATCTCTGTTTTTGTAAATCAATTAAGAATCTCCCTGAAGAGTTTTGTCTTCTCTCATCTCTGGAGTGGCTGCAATTAATCAATTGTGAGATGTTGTCTTCACTACCTAGCCGTTTCGGGGATCTGACAAACCTGCGGCATATAAATTTGCACTACTGTAAGAGGTTGCAGAGTTTGCCAGTTTCTTTCAAGCAGCTAAGACGCCTTCAATATCTAAATTTATGTCTCTGTGAACAACTCAGGTTTAGATTAGACATGCTGGAAAACATGCAAAAGCTGGAGTATTTGGATTTCTCTTTCTGCCGTAACCTGGTAGAATTGCCAAATCGAATCACAGATCAAGTGTATTTGAGAGAGCTCCATGTTGATTATACGAGCTTAAGGGAGGTTCCGGATACCATTGGTCAACTTCAGAAACTGGAAACTCTAGAGATAGGAAGTAATTTCTTGAAGAGCCTACCATCCTCTATTGGAAATCTGACGAGCTTGAGTGTACTCGCTATAAATGGTAACTTGGTAACAAGCTTCCCTCCCTCTCTTGAAAATTTGTCCAGTCTCACTGAACTATACCTTCATGGTCCTGCCATGTTCAATTCTGTACCGGAATTCCTGGAGCGTCTAAATATGCTCAAGAAGATAGATATACGTCGGACAGATGTGTCAAGAATATCACTACCTGAAGACTGCTGTCCCAGCCTTGAAACTCTCATTCTTTCTTTCAATAATGATCTAACGTGTATTGAGAGCTTGCCAAGATCGCTGCAAACTATAGAACTGGTATTATGTGAAAGACTGAAGAATATAAAAGGCATCACTGGTCTCATAAACCTCAGATCTCTTTGCATAAGTGATTGTACTGATTTAGATGAGCCCTCGAGTTTTGTAGATTTACATTCCATCAAAGACATCTCAATAATTCGCTGCGACAAATTTCTCAAAGCACTCACATCGTGGGAGTCCAGAGGTATGCAAATTTGGGAGGACGTGGAGAAATTGAAAACGTTGCAGCTAGCAGCAAAGAAGAAATCAGCTCTCCAGCCCTGCATTCAGACTATAAAG AAATGGCCTCGTCAGACGTTCATATTTGGAAGGGCAGCGAGTAGCGTTGAGTCCGTAATGGAGTCTCTTTCCTTTCCCAACCTCACCGTGAATAGAGAGAGAGAAGGATTGTTAGAATTCGGGAAGACGCATGCTTCGGATGCGGCTATCGTCTGTATCGTTATAAAGATGTTTGTCGGTCATAGGATCGACCATTCGTTTCTCCCGTTCAGTACACGTACGCAGAGTAGTTCGATGCTGACACGTGGGAAATGGGTGTTTGTATATGTGTTGAGACAAGGTTGTAGCCTTATAGATATTCTTGGTGATATAGTGCATAGAAACGGTAAGGTAAAGAGTATAAAAGAAGttgtgggagaagaagagagagTAATGGTAATGGTGGGAGAAGAAGAGAGAGTATTACAAGCATTTACAAATTTGTGGTCTTTGTTTAGGTGA
- the LOC131046324 gene encoding disease resistance protein RPV1 isoform X1, whose product METTSSSLTEIVNAFEEVVPSFLSVSVAASSSAHPPPTTYFDVFINHCGPDVKYPLATNICHKLTALGISVFLDAHSLQLGDDFPAHIQQAMRTASLHLAIFSPNYANSPWCLAELSFMLKTGNKIIPVFYHVDPADLRWVAKGKGKYAPAFCQHEEQQRYSCKRVEEWKAALEKVSSLNGFVVKDSKDEGMLLKNIVNMVTKLLGKVPLLVAQNPIGLDDVVVDFERSTLGSAQNEKNVQIVGIVGMGGVGKTTLAKELYNRKSSSFQSCSFVFAVRDAASRNALHEKQKKLLQDIGLNGLDFDDIEEGKSALANRLRSVRALIVLDDVDHKIQLDALLPSRDCLGSGSLVIVTTRELNLLAKWGSVLYRMKGLNPFHAKELFCWHAFSQCYPQEGFEDMVEEFLGTCNGLPLSLEVFGGLVYGRSRDYWESQLHKISRLLPEDIKGRLSVSYNALDEEEKEMFMDVACFFIGGQMSWAIDVWDGSGWSGLHGWETLVNKCLVKMDEHNKIAMHDHLRDLGRDLARRHSPSRVWLPKNTINIEKQARERSIRGIFAAGLEYTDEPLRHRQLISRGLQLFTGRKTKFIKDFATPSEDLIWLRVLDFKKRKLPSWLSLRKLRYLKLYDAVNLRELWSDTDNPPEQLRELLIEDAYILKRVPTSIGRLKEVKRIDLCFCKSIKNLPEEFCLLSSLEWLQLINCEMLSSLPSRFGDLTNLRHINLHYCKRLQSLPVSFKQLRRLQYLNLCLCEQLRFRLDMLENMQKLEYLDFSFCRNLVELPNRITDQVYLRELHVDYTSLREVPDTIGQLQKLETLEIGSNFLKSLPSSIGNLTSLSVLAINGNLVTSFPPSLENLSSLTELYLHGPAMFNSVPEFLERLNMLKKIDIRRTDVSRISLPEDCCPSLETLILSFNNDLTCIESLPRSLQTIELVLCERLKNIKGITGLINLRSLCISDCTDLDEPSSFVDLHSIKDISIIRCDKFLKALTSWESRGMQIWEDVEKLKTLQLAAKKKSALQPCIQTIKKWPRQTFIFGRAASSVESVMESLSFPNLTVNREREGLLEFGKTHASDAAIVCIVIKMFVGHRIDHSFLPFSTRTQSSSMLTRGKWVFVYVLRQGCSLIDILGDIVHRNGKVKSIKEVVGEEERVMVMVGEEERVLQAFTNLWSLFR is encoded by the exons ATGGAAACTACTTCCTCTTCACTTACAGAGATTGTAAATGCTTTCGAGGAGGTTGTACCGTCCTTTCTATCTGTATCTGTTGCTGCTTCCTCCTCTGCCCATCCTCCTCCCACTACATATTTCGATGTTTTCATCAACCACTGCGGACCTGATGTCAAATACCCCCTCGCCACCAACATCTGCCACAAACTTACTGCTCTGGGAATATCCGTCTTTCTTGATGCCCATTCCCTTCAACTGGGTGACGACTTTCCAGCACATATCCAACAGGCCATGCGCACTGCCTCACTTCATCTTGCCATTTTCTCTCCCAACTATGCCAATTCCCCTTGGTGTTTAGCAGAGCTCTCTTTCATGCTCAAGACAGGTAATAAAATTATCCCTGTCTTCTATCACGTTGATCCCGCTGATCTGCGCTGGGTGGCTAAAGGAAAGGGAAAATATGCTCCTGCATTTTGCCAACACGAAGAGCAGCAAAGATACTCTTGCAAAAGGGTTGAGGAGTGGAAGGCGGCACTGGAGAAAGTTTCATCTCTTAATGGCTTCGTGGTCAAGGACAGTAA AGATGAGGGGATGCTGTTGAAGAATATTGTAAATATGGTAACCAAGCTACTGGGAAAGGTGCCGTTGCTGGTAGCCCAAAATCCTATTGGACTGGATGATGTAGTTGTAGATTTTGAAAGAAGTACGCTTGGATCTGCCCAAAATGAGAAAAATGTTCAAATTGTGGGGATCGTGGGGATGGGTGGAGTGGGTAAAACCACGCTGGCCAAGGAGCTCTATAACAGGAAATCCTCGTCTTTCCAAAGCTGTAGTTTTGTATTTGCAGTGCGAGATGCTGCAAGCAGAAATGCTTTGCATGAGAAGCAGAAAAAGCTTCTGCAAGACATTGGTCTAAATGGCTTAGATTTCGATGACATAGAAGAAGGCAAAAGTGCTCTGGCAAATCGGTTGAGATCTGTTCGTGCCCTCATCGTCTTGGATGATGTAGATCATAAGATCCAACTGGATGCTTTGTTGCCAAGTAGGGACTGCCTTGGATCCGGCAGTCTTGTCATTGTCACAACTCGTGAATTGAATCTCCTTGCAAAGTGGGGTTCCGTCTTATATAGAATGAAGGGACTGAATCCTTTTCATGCCAAGGAACTTTTCTGTTGGCATGCTTTTTCACAATGCTACCCACAAGAGGGATTTGAAGATATGGTTGAAGAGTTTTTGGGAACTTGTAATGGATTGCCATTGTCCCTGGAGGTCTTTGGAGGACTTGTTTATGGCAGATCCAGGGATTACTGGGAATCCCAGCTTCATAAGATCTCCAGACTCTTGCCGGAGGATATCAAAGGGAGATTGAGTGTCAGCTACAATGCACTAGACGAGGAAGAGAAAGAAATGTTCATGGATGTGGCTTGTTTCTTTATTGGAGGGCAGATGAGTTGGGCGATCGACGTATGGGATGGATCGGGATGGAGTGGCTTGCATGGATGGGAAACACTTGTTAACAAGTGTCTAGTTAAGATGGACGAGCATAATAAAATAGCAATGCATGACCATTTGAGGGATTTGGGAAGGGATCTTGCAAGGAGACATTCACCTTCTCGTGTATGGCTTCCAAAGAATACAATTAATATAGAGAAACAAGCCAGG GAAAGGTCCATTAGAGGCATATTTGCTGCTGGATTAGAATATACTGACGAGCCATTGCGTCATCGGCAGCTTATCTCGCGCGGATTACAACTTTTCACTGGCAGAAAAACAAAGTTTATCAAAGATTTCGCGACACCATCAGAGGACCTTATATGGCTTCGTGTGCTCGATTTTAAGAAGAGAAAATTACCCTCGTGGCTTTCACTGAGAAAATTGAGATATTTGAAGCTCTATGATGCTGTGAACTTAAGAGAGTTATGGTCTGATACAGATAAC CCTCCAGAGCAGTTAAGAGAACTGCTCATAGAAGATGCTTATATATTAAAAAGAGTTCCAACGTCAATAGGACGTCTGAAGGAAGTGAAAAGGATAGATCTCTGTTTTTGTAAATCAATTAAGAATCTCCCTGAAGAGTTTTGTCTTCTCTCATCTCTGGAGTGGCTGCAATTAATCAATTGTGAGATGTTGTCTTCACTACCTAGCCGTTTCGGGGATCTGACAAACCTGCGGCATATAAATTTGCACTACTGTAAGAGGTTGCAGAGTTTGCCAGTTTCTTTCAAGCAGCTAAGACGCCTTCAATATCTAAATTTATGTCTCTGTGAACAACTCAGGTTTAGATTAGACATGCTGGAAAACATGCAAAAGCTGGAGTATTTGGATTTCTCTTTCTGCCGTAACCTGGTAGAATTGCCAAATCGAATCACAGATCAAGTGTATTTGAGAGAGCTCCATGTTGATTATACGAGCTTAAGGGAGGTTCCGGATACCATTGGTCAACTTCAGAAACTGGAAACTCTAGAGATAGGAAGTAATTTCTTGAAGAGCCTACCATCCTCTATTGGAAATCTGACGAGCTTGAGTGTACTCGCTATAAATGGTAACTTGGTAACAAGCTTCCCTCCCTCTCTTGAAAATTTGTCCAGTCTCACTGAACTATACCTTCATGGTCCTGCCATGTTCAATTCTGTACCGGAATTCCTGGAGCGTCTAAATATGCTCAAGAAGATAGATATACGTCGGACAGATGTGTCAAGAATATCACTACCTGAAGACTGCTGTCCCAGCCTTGAAACTCTCATTCTTTCTTTCAATAATGATCTAACGTGTATTGAGAGCTTGCCAAGATCGCTGCAAACTATAGAACTGGTATTATGTGAAAGACTGAAGAATATAAAAGGCATCACTGGTCTCATAAACCTCAGATCTCTTTGCATAAGTGATTGTACTGATTTAGATGAGCCCTCGAGTTTTGTAGATTTACATTCCATCAAAGACATCTCAATAATTCGCTGCGACAAATTTCTCAAAGCACTCACATCGTGGGAGTCCAGAGGTATGCAAATTTGGGAGGACGTGGAGAAATTGAAAACGTTGCAGCTAGCAGCAAAGAAGAAATCAGCTCTCCAGCCCTGCATTCAGACTATAAAG AAATGGCCTCGTCAGACGTTCATATTTGGAAGGGCAGCGAGTAGCGTTGAGTCCGTAATGGAGTCTCTTTCCTTTCCCAACCTCACCGTGAATAGAGAGAGAGAAGGATTGTTAGAATTCGGGAAGACGCATGCTTCGGATGCGGCTATCGTCTGTATCGTTATAAAGATGTTTGTCGGTCATAGGATCGACCATTCGTTTCTCCCGTTCAGTACACGTACGCAGAGTAGTTCGATGCTGACACGTGGGAAATGGGTGTTTGTATATGTGTTGAGACAAGGTTGTAGCCTTATAGATATTCTTGGTGATATAGTGCATAGAAACGGTAAGGTAAAGAGTATAAAAGAAGttgtgggagaagaagagagagTAATGGTAATGGTGGGAGAAGAAGAGAGAGTATTACAAGCATTTACAAATTTGTGGTCTTTGTTTAGGTGA